One Virgibacillus proomii DNA window includes the following coding sequences:
- a CDS encoding glutaredoxin family protein yields the protein MEEPEVLVYISDYNKECERVIQNLKKWKIPYEIKNINDINHMKELQDKGIYGTPAIFIKGVKEPILGFQKNKIKYSLGLLDNHISYYSSFFDGYKNDSK from the coding sequence ATGGAAGAACCAGAAGTACTTGTTTATATTAGTGACTACAATAAGGAATGCGAAAGAGTAATACAAAACTTAAAAAAGTGGAAGATCCCTTATGAAATAAAAAATATTAATGATATTAATCATATGAAGGAGTTACAAGATAAAGGTATATACGGCACACCAGCAATATTTATTAAAGGCGTGAAAGAACCAATTCTTGGATTTCAAAAAAACAAAATAAAGTATAGCCTTGGCTTATTAGATAATCACATATCCTATTACAGTTCATTCTTTGATGGTTATAAAAATGATTCAAAGTGA
- a CDS encoding DegV family protein, translated as MNIQLMTDGGADIPERLARKADIIQVPLYLHFSDKQYRAGVDMDLPSFYKKIEETKELPRSSAPSPHDFYKAYKQVDKQTSILMLSLTKGLSSTYENAVTGMNMLLEEEPERTIAVINTKTASCGIALLLHEAITKIEENYTFIELVEHIQKRADQTATLFVLKTLENLIQGGRLDRVKGKIAKTLNIKLLMRASEDGEIEVTEKVRGDKRSIRRFIEQIGEYTKSFEDKVISLSHCNAEERAKNVLSEIRSKYPFKDAYIMDTGPLISTYGGKGALVISFFKHNK; from the coding sequence ATGAACATTCAATTAATGACAGATGGCGGAGCTGATATTCCAGAGCGTCTAGCACGTAAAGCTGATATTATTCAAGTGCCGCTTTATTTACATTTTAGTGATAAGCAATACAGAGCTGGGGTGGATATGGATCTTCCTTCTTTTTATAAGAAAATAGAAGAAACGAAGGAATTACCGAGATCCTCTGCACCTAGCCCACATGATTTTTATAAAGCGTATAAACAAGTGGATAAACAAACATCGATTTTAATGCTCAGCTTAACAAAAGGGTTAAGCAGTACGTATGAAAATGCAGTTACTGGGATGAATATGCTATTAGAGGAAGAACCAGAGCGAACCATTGCTGTAATTAATACAAAGACGGCATCATGTGGAATTGCACTCTTACTTCATGAAGCAATAACAAAAATAGAAGAAAACTATACATTCATTGAATTAGTTGAGCATATACAAAAGCGAGCAGATCAAACCGCCACTTTATTTGTATTAAAAACATTAGAGAATTTAATTCAAGGAGGGCGACTGGATCGAGTAAAAGGAAAAATCGCTAAGACATTAAACATCAAATTACTAATGCGTGCAAGTGAAGACGGGGAAATTGAAGTTACGGAAAAGGTTAGAGGAGACAAAAGATCAATCCGACGGTTTATCGAGCAAATTGGTGAATATACAAAGAGCTTTGAAGATAAAGTTATCTCCTTATCCCATTGTAATGCAGAAGAACGCGCTAAAAATGTGCTGTCTGAAATACGCAGCAAATACCCGTTTAAAGATGCCTATATCATGGACACAGGTCCATTAATTTCCACATACGGCGGAAAAGGTGCGCTAGTTATTTCATTTTTTAAACATAATAAATAA
- a CDS encoding alpha/beta hydrolase gives MIACLIIHGYTGGPYEVEPLANYFKEHTDWHIAVPTLPGHGRRLNLEDVSHDEWLEAAEQTLLQLKKTYETVYLIGFSMGGMIAAYLAAMHHVEKLVLLATSGKYLSFKQIGLDIGTVIKDAIKGDLKKNKLYIHYKKKLGAVPFRANIEFLKLVRFTRRYLNKIQSPVLIAQGQQDGMVPYKTAYYLNNEITSEEKEVVFFERSKHLICLGEDKDTLNQMVYSFLTKQNKH, from the coding sequence ATGATAGCTTGTTTAATTATCCATGGATATACTGGTGGTCCTTATGAAGTGGAGCCTTTGGCAAATTATTTTAAAGAGCATACAGATTGGCATATAGCTGTACCAACCTTACCTGGTCATGGGAGGAGGTTAAATTTAGAAGATGTATCCCATGATGAATGGTTGGAAGCAGCGGAACAAACATTATTGCAATTAAAAAAAACATATGAGACAGTCTATTTGATTGGTTTTTCCATGGGTGGCATGATTGCAGCATACCTCGCTGCCATGCATCATGTAGAAAAGTTGGTCCTTTTAGCTACATCAGGTAAATATTTATCGTTTAAACAAATAGGTTTAGATATTGGAACAGTTATTAAGGACGCGATAAAAGGAGACCTGAAAAAAAACAAACTGTACATTCATTATAAAAAAAAGCTTGGTGCTGTACCATTTCGGGCTAATATCGAATTTTTAAAATTGGTTAGATTTACCAGACGTTATTTAAATAAAATTCAATCACCTGTACTTATAGCTCAAGGTCAGCAGGATGGGATGGTTCCTTACAAAACAGCTTATTACCTAAATAATGAAATTACATCAGAGGAGAAAGAGGTTGTATTTTTTGAGCGATCGAAGCATTTAATTTGTTTAGGAGAGGATAAGGATACACTTAATCAAATGGTATATTCTTTTCTTACTAAACAAAACAAACATTAG
- a CDS encoding MarR family winged helix-turn-helix transcriptional regulator produces MNYDRLLKEKQENNSLKLFVVLSKAYRSLMEQVEADIQSRGLNLTDFAVLELLYHKGAQPLKAIGEKILLTSGSITYVVNKLENKRYLVRIPNHHDRRVTFAKITDKGADLLHHIFPGHWARIAKITSGLNETEKVMAIDLLRKLGKSIQHVSAVKKSSI; encoded by the coding sequence ATGAACTACGATCGTTTATTAAAAGAGAAACAAGAAAATAATTCGCTTAAATTATTTGTTGTTTTATCGAAGGCTTATCGTAGTCTAATGGAACAAGTAGAAGCAGATATTCAAAGCAGAGGGCTTAATTTAACTGATTTTGCTGTGTTAGAATTACTTTATCATAAAGGTGCTCAGCCATTAAAAGCAATAGGTGAAAAAATTCTACTAACAAGTGGAAGTATTACGTATGTAGTAAATAAATTAGAGAATAAGCGTTATTTAGTTCGAATTCCCAATCATCATGACCGTCGTGTTACGTTCGCAAAAATTACTGATAAAGGTGCTGATTTACTTCATCATATCTTTCCCGGGCATTGGGCACGAATTGCAAAAATTACTAGCGGTTTAAACGAAACGGAAAAGGTAATGGCAATTGACTTATTACGTAAGTTGGGAAAATCAATTCAGCATGTATCAGCTGTAAAAAAATCTTCCATCTAA